GCGGTTTCCTCGGACACGTCTACGCGCTGGAGACGACTGTGGTGCCGCCGTCGGGCGACGTGGCGGCGGCGGCCCGCGCCGCGCTGGCCGGGAGCCGCATCCTGGTGGTCAACGCGCCTGCGGAAACCCTGCTCGCCGTCGCCGACCTGCCCGAGGCCGCCTCCGCCCTGATCTTCAACGTGTCAGCGCCGGAAGACCGGCTGAGAGACCGGGACTGCCGGTCCAACGTGCTGCACGCCATCGCCAGCTACGGCATGCGCGCCGACGCGCTGGCGCAGTTCATGAAGAAGCGGCGCTGGACCGATTGGGCGCTGGTCGAGGGCCCGCAGCCGGCCGATCGCCACTTCGCCGAAGCCCTCAGGTCGTCCGCCAGGAAGTTCGGCCTGAAGGTCGTCGACGAAGCGCCCTGGGACATCGGCGCCGACATCCGCCGCAACGCCGCCCAGGAGGTGCCGCTCTTCACGCAGCCCCTGGCCGACCACGATCTCCTGGTGATCACAGACGAGGCGGGGGACTTCGGCCGCTACTTCCTGTTCAACACGGCCCTGCCCCGGCCCGTGGCCGGGTCCGAGGGCCTCAAGCCGGTAACCTGGTCGCCGGTGGTCGAGCAATGGGGCGCCGCTCAGCTGCAGAACCGCTTCCGCGACCTGGCCGGTCGCCCGATGCGCTCGGAGGACTATGCGGCCTGGGCGGCGCTGCGCAGCGTGGGCGAGGCGGTCACCCGGACCGGCGGCAACGACCCCGCTGGCCTGCGCGCCTTCATCCTCTCCAAGGACTTCGGCCTCGCCGGGCAGAAGGGCCGCCCGATGTCCTACCGGACATGGAACGGGCAGCTGCGCCAGCCACTTCCCCTGGTCCACGGCCGGGCGGTGGCCGCGGTCGCGCCGATCGAAGGTTTCCTGC
The Kiloniellales bacterium DNA segment above includes these coding regions:
- a CDS encoding ABC transporter substrate-binding protein, producing the protein MRIGLLTLLLLAGAAAARAEVPVTVTYLEHQVERPPTLSNLDPVPADLALAGARLGLADNATTGGFLGHVYALETTVVPPSGDVAAAARAALAGSRILVVNAPAETLLAVADLPEAASALIFNVSAPEDRLRDRDCRSNVLHAIASYGMRADALAQFMKKRRWTDWALVEGPQPADRHFAEALRSSARKFGLKVVDEAPWDIGADIRRNAAQEVPLFTQPLADHDLLVITDEAGDFGRYFLFNTALPRPVAGSEGLKPVTWSPVVEQWGAAQLQNRFRDLAGRPMRSEDYAAWAALRSVGEAVTRTGGNDPAGLRAFILSKDFGLAGQKGRPMSYRTWNGQLRQPLPLVHGRAVAAVAPIEGFLHQRTEMDSLGLDKPQSACRAFAEDESQ